Within the Cydia pomonella isolate Wapato2018A chromosome 3, ilCydPomo1, whole genome shotgun sequence genome, the region TTAAcactaaaatgaaaatttatttttcaccacaccaaatggtaaaggctctcttgattgttcaaaaactaatgagaaagttgcattttatcgaCATGTAggacaaagtaatcagatgcaaattttgagttgtttccttatatatataaggaaacaactcaaaaaagGTAGCAAGCTAGCATATATAGctagctggtggaattgacttttaaattatgattttgaatgatacattttttaataagttaattTGGATATAGTTTGAtttcgcaacgctcaagattccacttctcgaaaaACTCGCTATAGGCTCGGAGtgcaattttgaaatctttcgcttgctcgggtattaaTATTACAACTTTGccccattgtaaaacaaataactattttaaaatcGTTTCATGACACTGAAATCTACGCCTCATTTCAATTTGAGGTTGTATTACAAATACACGCTGTAAAtgacaataataacaataaagcaTGTGTAAATGAACTAACTTCACCTATCACCAAACTAGTCAACCAATCTTTCAATGAATGTAGCTTTCCGGATAAATTAAAGATAGCCATGATAAAACTCATCCTAAAGAAAGGTGGTAAAACAGACAATCCAACTCACTATAGACCGATCGCGCTCCTCCCCGTTATATCTAAAATTTTCGAAAAGTGTATGACAAACCGCATCTACAGTTtcttagaaaaatataatttgtttaacGATAACCAGTTCGCATTCCGTAAGAAACGTTCTACCACCCTTGCAGCTTTTAATTACGTACAAACAATAGTTGAATATTTGAGAAATAAACATCACGCAGTAggattattattaaatatgacCAAAGCATATGACAGTCTCACACCCCATACTGCTACAAAAATTAAACGCAATAGGCATACGTGGTAAAGCATTAAATTGGATGAAATCATACCTCACGTCACGACAACAATATGTTGAAATAGAACACTTTGAACACCAGACCATAAcattttctgccaacaaactgtactgcagttaGGCAGATaagtagtttaaggctttttgtaatcttcttttgattcaaataaattaaaaaaaaaaaaattgcacaacataaaatcaaatataatatatatcgagAACTCAATCCCACAAGGAAGTGTCATAGGATGCGTCCTGtttcttatttatataaacgACCTTCCCAAATCCACCAACCACAAAGTCGTTATGTTTGCCGATGACATATCCATCTTATTCCAATGCCCAGATAACAATAGCAGCAGCTCTTACATAGAACaaacttttaattaaatagCTCATTGGCTACGCGATCACAATCTCATAATAAATAACGAAAAATCCAAATTAATTCAGTTCAAACCCAGACAAAAGCAACCCCTTAACCTAAACACCATAACaaaaaacctaaatattaaAGAAGTACCCGACTATATCTTGTTAGggcttacacacacacacagtcaTCTGACCTGGAAAACACATTTAGACcgaataaaaaacaaactttCTCAATTTGTGTACGCACTTAGCGTACtaaaaagtagtagtagtaccttAGAGTGCGCGTTGGCAGCATGCCACTCGCAAGCAATCGCGTGGCTGCGCTACAGACTCCTCTTGTGGGGCCACAGCACTGACATCCAAAACCTTTTcgtcatgcaaaaaaaaaatgtattaggaTCCTAGCAAACATACACCAACCCCACAGCTACAGATCCCACTTCAAAAATTTTAACCTACTGACCCTCCCCTCTCTATACATCTTGGAAATAGCTACATTTGTCCGTaaaaatctacatttatttaaattttgccaAAACCCTCGACGCCTTCAATATATAGAACTCCCGGAGCCTAAATTGGAAATATATAAGAATGGACCATATTACAGAGCcatcaaaatttataattaaatccCCACATATCTAAAAACCGAACAAACAGATTCAAACTTCATAAACCGTCTAAAATATAAGCTGGTGGATAAATGTTACTACTCAATAGCTGAATTTATGGAGGATGATAATTTGTAACTTGTACTTTAAATATGATACTTTAATAGGTATAGTATACTCTAGTCCATATAGGTAATAAGTATAGTTATAattacagttttgaatgattcacaggtaatagttataattaatgttatttgttataacttaaaatattattatatattatattattccaACCAGGTAAGGAAGTGAAATttagaaaatttgaataaattatcatctAAGTAAGATAAGTATTGTATTGTGAACAACATGTTCTGCTACACCCTTTCCAGGGTCctttatgtacatatgtatcaTACTggtatgcaaataaaaataacaataacaataataactgataaattttaaggtttattttatggtttgtttattttgtattcaGAATATACGAattatacacggtgcccgcCAGGACACGGAAAGAtattaacagtatattccggatcatatttagagacaaaaatgtcatatacttaaactttttttaaattctttttgtttcagacttaaaaaggcgttttgcactgaaacacactaaaaaaaaatagttttttttatagttttttttttgtatttcagtgcaaaacgcctttttgatggcgatgtcgccactatgggacctagtctagcTAGACTgccttattgacagatatcaaagtgacTAGGAACCCTTTGAGtagactagtttttacaaaaaaaatgtaccaattcatattaatccataCATTTTCCAAGTACATgtacttattatgtttaaaaacatacaacacgtaaaaaaacacacacacattttttgaCGGAATTGACTTAATGTTGTATACGATTATTTCCTTCTTATGACCttaggaatacgtggttaaattTTTCCCGTTTCCTCGCGGGCGCCTTGTATGAGGTATGTACCTCTAGCATCGAATCATGGTCCTTATGATAGTTcattttttatatggagtatatggtatatggagatttttattgtttagaaatttaacttttaggtaataaaaatatacttcttcaattatttttttaataaagcctAACCAAAACagacttgaaggaactgtccCAGGGACCATTATTCGACGCgatgggaccgtgcgaagtgcatggtgggggtaagtaaagcgatcccagcgcataaggtggtaaaaatttgaactaactgcggatagcgtctttgacatttcgtacaagttatatggctcgaaatgaaagtttaatttatgcttactcctgaaatattcatttaaattgtatggtataagggaccattgtaatctgtgtgaaatgcttaatataactaacatatttaatttgataatttttaacactgtatccgtgtaaatagctttgtaaATGTCACatattacttatatgttttttttctataagtTAAGGATgggttatccttaaaagatagacattttaCATCGCGGACTTTTATGTACACCCATGAAAAAGAGACAACCCGACCATACATTGtattgttatagctcaaacggactaggcagcgttttcgattaaagctcctagccagtgtgatttttacagaaaaccttaacaagttatataatTACACCTTCcccaagaatcactctattgatagatgaaagtcgtatgaaaatcgattcagtagtttttagttttggagtagtttttaagatgtagtgaattgacgttttcccctagatttccggctgctaggttgcgtgaccgttgtgcacatagcgaatacttAATCGACACAATTAACAAATGTGTTTACCTTACATTCATAGTCTGCGCGATTAAGTAGGTATCTAGTTTATTTCTGGCCACGTTTTCTTATCTCACTAAGTCGCGTGTGGTACATAACTgtctaaataataagtataccTACGTCTTAAATATTCTTACATGTGAGCATGAGCGAAGGTATAGATAACCTGTAAGTACTTTTGTCTTTTTCAGCATAAAACAAGACCACTCAGAACCTATCCACTGCAAACCGATAACCTTCCATCTTTAGCAGGTTCTCTTATTTCTTAGCATCGCCGAGCGATCGATGAAAGACCACATGGTGTCGCAGCATTTGTCTGCAACGGCCTCTTTGAATTCAACCCaggcgctaatcacgacactcTGTCGATACACCACGAATTATACTTCGCGCCTCGTCCTCGAGATTAGTAActgaagatatatatatatacatgtagtTACGCCGGTAGGTGTCACCACTCTGCGTACGTTTAATCATTAATCATTTTCGTTACATACGTATTTTCAGAAAAAGTGTATTtaccttttttacaaaaactatcAACTTTTGGGATATTTCTGCTCAGGATCACGAGGACTATTGACTATTTAATGTATCCGCTTAGTCACTTCAGTATCTCTTTTTTCGAAGGTAACGGAGCGTTCCTGGTTAATCGCTTATGGGGCCAAGCCGGCCCCGCAAGGGTTGCTGGTGTCCACTCTGGGGTTGACAGCGCCGGCGAAATCGAATATGAAGCTCCGATGTATCGCCGTCATAGGCACGCATAGAAGGGAGAGAAGCATTATCATAGGTTGGTGGCGCCTTTAACAAAACTAACCGTCAGTTGTTTGTTGATAATCTGTGTATTATATTGTGGCATTCGTTCTCAACAGTACTTAACTACATACCTAATCAGTTGGAAATGAAAATAGGTAGattaaaagtttttaataagtaCATTTGTAATAGTGAAAATCAAAACCCATATTTTAAAAACGGTTGAAGTTACAACAAAACTGTTAATACacaatacctatttaaatttctcattaagagggaagaatagcgtTTTTAATCTAACgcaataacggtaatttttctatgaaattccatttcgggagaaaacggtttatactaactaaatcttaacaaatctctttgattttgatgtcgttCGCTTCGGAATAACAtgttctaggtttataggtttcgctttttttatttattttttgttttgcaaatttggaaaaaaaggGTActtaacctataaacctagtttttcattgtgtcaacaacatgctaaaaaatcatggaaactGGAAAATATTTAGTCGTGGAAAAAcgttctctttttgtatggaagaccacgtggtatacttcccccTTAACACGTTTAGTCCAGTCTGCGCCCAATTTCTACCTACCGTTAGCTACttagttgggtcataagttctgtcaaaaaggttttgactgataaaaaagctataggttaacccattcatggccaaAACCCGTCGAGCGTACACAATACGccgggccaccatacaaaccgtttttagctaaaacgtatgactcagcttatgggtctcTGGCCTGGCGCGCACGGTAAATAAATCGCCGCTTAGCCAGTTGAACAacattatgcaacatttttgataaacaaCTTTATTCTGTAACCTATCAAAAAAAGATGTAGGAATgaacagttttattttttacacatttaatttgctgggtttgttgttgttttatggGTCAAATCTCGGAAGTTCAATTTGACCTATTTCCCTTGCTTTACccctcacacaaaacaaaatattttttaaaacacttgtaaataattgtgtAATTGATAATACAATTTTAGTTAGTGGTGACTGTTTCAACTGCCTTGTTAATATTGatactaaaaaaaatgaatattaacaTCATTGTTAGTAGATAATTGTCTAAGTTATAATACTACAATCACcaaatattatgacataaaagTAGTGGGAGAAAATCCTCGTTGACTTACTcctcacacaaaacaaaatattattatactacggGTTGGTAAATTTTGCGTGCCATCATCCAAACAGTAATCGGTTGTAAAATGGTACAATATCAAACAGCTTCAACACGAAATAACCTTTAAAACCagccaataaagtttattttagccTGCTACGGAAACATTTCTAGTTTTTACAAGTAGCGCCAGGCCAAGGTGACCCATAACCTGAGCCATTtcaataacttctaaaatatacatatttttagtacctatctttgaaatatggattttctgtttgcttgcaaCGCGTATGTATCTAGAATTTCAgtatatatttactatattacacTCATAGTAAACCAAAAATGAATATTCTAGGCTCTATTTTCATTTAAGAAAcgcatttataattttttatcgtATTATACCTTATAGAAATGGCTGTTAACTTAGTGGACTTTATTACGTCAAATTACGTTTGGTTTATGTTTGGTTTACGTCAAAttactcacatgtgagtcactggccctgcggaactgtttgagcatggccctgaatgggttaagatcccttattattcatatatatgggttgatatttaatgctgaattacttacattataattaaacttaatttactgtctcagttttgcataattctatgtaatattcagaaaaattttaaacatgcaaaaaatacgctacctgttcgaggtgattttgatccctagttatttaattttcttgtttacatggtcgaatcttacataaaattaaagctgcatcttttatctttcttaaaacatataattcatgtgtattggtaTTGCTGTAcgagttttaattaattattattattaataattaataattattattattacattattgattattaataatattaataatgattaataactaatcattattaataatctgttaattaattaattattactattaattaactagtatattatattttaattaactaattaattaaGTAGTACTAGTTAATCTGTTCATTTTAATCTGTCAGCCTGTTACTGGTTTTAGAAGTAGTACTAGTGACCCTAAGGTGTATCATTTGTACTACCAGTTGAACTAGCTGGTAGTACTACTGTCCCAGAGGGTACCAAACGTACCTACTCgtaggatggcagtcaaaaaaaaataccactgaaaaataccctaattttgaagggtattagctggagtacagacttgtcggaaaACTAATTGCAAGTGATACAAATAAacgattgtacctattttattaatgtgacactaatttttactccctttggtAAAGAAAagtttttcacaatccagccgcgtatttgcATCTAAcgtcaatcccaaagtaaacaagaaGTAAATtaagacgcgatctaaattttaaactaattatattacgttttaaggtggttcgattcccatacaaaaaacaattgcgttttatgaagtcattacacactattactacataaatatgtgcgcatctatctacctactttcgactattagttagcgctaaattgatagaaaaactatgttttatacagaaatcacgcaaaaaaacgttatatttCTGTATCaaagtaacaccaaaataacgttttttgcgtggtttctgtatgaaacatagtttttctgtcaatttagcgcaaactaatattcgaaagtagatagatgcgcacatatttatatagtaatagtgtgttatgacttcataaaacgcaatcgttttttgtatggaaatcgaaccaccttaatcattataaaacaaactttcaattcatggcaaactttttttattaaaagctttgtattacattttatcagtcaacaCGTCAACCCCTttatgacagaacttatgaACCAAATAAGTACAGTATAAATTGTGGATGAGAAATTCATTTttgaaatatgtacctacctaatattttGCCTTTTCAATCAAAAAAGTGGATTCTATCATTGTTTTAGTGCCTTCGCTGTTCTTCTGAATTGCAGTGATTTTGAGTactcataaaaaataagtctaCTTAACCCTTTTctaggcatagtacgatttatcgaccacatacgagCCAATAGATTTCAACTTTagtattccgatttaaggttcaaattagattgcacttttgGAAAATGAGACTTgccttcaaatgaatcatcaaagatGGAATAATTGgaatgtattgttttattttgggAAATCCTTGTAGAttagtgcggcctggaaaagggttactTAATCCATTTATTCCAAAACCTAAAGTATCACTTCAAAATTATAAGAAATTTACGTTCTGTGCAGTAGGTATGTTTTGCAAGCAGGGATAATGACCCAGTTCTAAAAAGCATTCAATGCTATTTAGATACACTGGTAATAATCTTTGCATACCTAATATgctttttatttacagaaaccAACTCTTCCACCCGTCTCCAACACTACGGTTTTGTGGTCATCACAACACTCGCTGTACTGAGCATTATTTCCCCAATAATATCATGATGCTATTAATATTTGAATAACTACGTTTAAAATAAtgcttaatgtaaataaaatttaattacttaatttccctatagttttatttaaaaaacacgagggatacaacaataataaacatcagatgttttaatcaataatatttatttatactctcttaacaatattattacaaaaataaaagaggaaagtacatttaacataaatataataataagagacctacctacctaattaacGTGTTATAATGAGAAAAATGTGAAGCCATTGACTTTCTAAGCATTACGAATATTACGATTGACAAATAAATGTACTTTACTCATCAGAtaatacaaatgaaataaagCCTAAATGATCACGCGCtttattgcggaatttcattggaacgatttttttcatactatACTGAACTGTCATTCAAAAGAAAATGACAGTCAGGTTTGGTCAGGCTTTAAAAACAATGCCTCAATGTCATTCATTATGATTACGAAACCTTAAACACGAAAAGGGACATAAATGACCAAATCCCTTTTCAATGCGCGGCGTACCTGAAATATTTgctataagtaaatatttttgtaatacaGAACACAGCTGTTatgaacagagggcctaccgcgagttattttactccaattaagggtGGAATcacagtgacagagaaagatgcctaCAATTTGCGaacggtgttcgcggtaggccctcagatttaCTTAAATCCTGTggaatacctacctatatttatataaacggaacaattctaaaaaatatcTTGCAACTGTTAAAATAGTTTAATAGTCTTAGCACGAGACAAATAGAATATGGGATTATCGCCGATACAAGCAATGCATAAGACAAAATAGCATATCTCAAACTTCGGCAGAAGACAATAAAAAGGGCCAAGGTGCTATTATGAAATACCATGAGCTGAAATGTTAATATATCAACTCCTTATCTACCATGCCTTATTGCAAATCAAAAGCAGCAAATATGATTAATGAACATTTAGGTCGTGTAGCTACTTCTTGCAGCTTAACAGGTTACCAACGAGCCAAAACTAATAAACAGTAGCAATTAATAAATTACAACAAACAAGTGATTTAAATCTTACCGTTTTTTATGCCCACGTAATGAAAGTAACAATAGTATGAAAATCAAATGCAAAGGTTTTCATAACAGTTGAATCTTAAACTAGTATTAACGCATTCACTAAAAGCGCGAGCTACGCGTAAGGTTCGTAGCCGATAGCACGGGAAAAGTATCGAAAAGTGCATACGAACAGAGAATCCGCCTAGCAGGTCGCtacagtgaatgtgttaaacagGCACATTGTTCAATTTAATCTAGGTCACCTgcttatgtaaataaatagattataGATATTCTCAAAAATAAAGGCCCTGTAAATAACCTTAAGGTAAGATGTGACAAGTAAGCAAAtcctatttctattttattttaaccacTTTTTACATATGAGGTCGCAATGAACGTCAAGATTTGCTCGCGATTGTAAACCAATTGAGATTATGCTTTGTCAAGTATAGCTAGTGGTAAGTGAAAAAGTAATTCTGTCAAACCCCAATTCATCATGTGAAgcattaaataaaattcatacaTTCTGCGAGTTACATTCAGGAGCTTAACAGTAATTATTTCAACATGTGATACAAATTATTTAAGTGCTCGATaactttaaacattttttaaccTTCCTGACCAAAGTCATCCATGAACTTCTTCAACTTAACCATGTCATCATCATTGACGGTAGGCTTAGACGTTGCTAGCGATCGAAGCATGTCTGACATTGTAACCGGAGGTTCTCCCAGTTTTTCCCCAGGTACCTCCATCCAAGTCATCTCCATAGCCCCGGGATCACCAGGTGAGCACGGCGTTAACAGGTCATGCACAATGACATTAGGATCTTTAGGACTAGGCCCAGAAGTTTTCTTGAAATGCGTTGCAGATTGCACTTTACGGACTGGCTGCATTAAAGCATCTCTCACTACAATGCTAATATCGGCTCCGGAATAGCCATCAGTTTTCGCAGCCAGGACTTTCATGTCTTGCTCAGACAACATGTGTTTGGTGTTTCCTAGGTGAAGCTTGAACATGTCCAATCGAGCATGTTCCTCTGGCAGAGCAATATAAATACGCTTCTCAAAACGTCGTCTGATGGCAGCATCGAGAACCCAGGGTATATTTGTGGCGCCGAGTACTAAGATACCGTCCATATCATTTCCTACACCCTGCATTTGTACAAGGAATTCAGTTTTAATCCTCCTGGCAGACTCAGATTCGTTGTCAGAACGTGATGAACATAGAGAATCTATTTCATCGATGAAAATGATACTCGGCTTGTGTTGACGAGCAAGCTCAAATAGGTTCTTTACCAACTTCTCTGATTCACCAAGCCATTTAGAGACAAGATCTGATGAAGAAACTGAAAAGAATGTAGAATTATTCGCTTCTGTAGCAACTGCCTTAGCTAGATAAGATTTACCTGTACCAGGAGGCCCAAAAAGAAGAATGCCTTTCCAAGGTATTCTTTTGCCTGTAAACAAGTGAGGGAACTTAATGGGCAGGATAACAGCTTCCTTCAGAGCTTCCTTAGCTGCTTCAAGGCCAGCAACATCACTCCATTTAACATGTGGTTTCTCAACAACTATAGCACCCTCAAGCTTCCCCTGTAATTTCTTTTTCTCAGGATCATCTGaatcactgtcactgtcactCTTTTTGTCTTCACTCTTGGATTCACCATCCTTCACAGGCTTTTTCTTTTTGTCCTTCTTTAGGTACTCTTTTAGTTTTTCAGCTCTATCCAAATACTGAAGACATTTGGCTCTAATACTTTCCTTAGCCCGTTCACCTTGGGCCTCATATTTAACAGCATGCAAGAAGTATTCAACTCCATGTTCGTAGAGACGTAAGGCCTCCtcatagtttttgtttttatcttcTTCTGTGGCTTTAGTGACAAGGTCGATTGCTTTTTGTAGAGTGTTAGAGGAAGCCATTATAAGGTTTCACCTggaaacaaacaaattaaattcgatttttcattctTATTCATTACAGAGGTATATTAATTTAGGTTCTCTGGGTGATATATGGTGATATAGGcataattttaatgattttttaccGTTTTTTAACAAGATCATGATTGATGCTGTGTGGTCTTGGTTCTAGGCTTGTTATGTACCTCTTGCGTCAAAATGATGGTCTCTATGGGGCAAGACTTGGGGgagattcgcacgtcgctctaAAGTTAGCGAGACAACGCTAGAGTAagatcaagataagttggcagcgattttgatagcccagacgctGCAAGTATcgagtaaacgtcataatttgataaaagtttgacgtttaaaataacccgtgcatcgtctgggctatcaaaatcgctgccaacttatcgtgGTTTGACTCTTATGCGCGTATCATAGCGACGTCCCGCTTGCtccgacgtgcgaatcggacgcaGTGTGCTATGCAAaaggtataataatattgaattctAGTCTATAAGATGATTATTCAAAACCAGAAGTTAAATATGTAAGTTAAGTATGTAAATAACCAAcaattcatacaaataaacgagTTACTAGAAACCATTCAGGCCTCATTACAGTCATACTATCTACAGTGTGCAGACATGCCCTACCCTACCCTAATAACAGCAGTTTTTGAAGAGCAGTTCTCTTCTGTAA harbors:
- the LOC133516138 gene encoding vacuolar protein sorting-associated protein 4, whose translation is MASSNTLQKAIDLVTKATEEDKNKNYEEALRLYEHGVEYFLHAVKYEAQGERAKESIRAKCLQYLDRAEKLKEYLKKDKKKKPVKDGESKSEDKKSDSDSDSDDPEKKKLQGKLEGAIVVEKPHVKWSDVAGLEAAKEALKEAVILPIKFPHLFTGKRIPWKGILLFGPPGTGKSYLAKAVATEANNSTFFSVSSSDLVSKWLGESEKLVKNLFELARQHKPSIIFIDEIDSLCSSRSDNESESARRIKTEFLVQMQGVGNDMDGILVLGATNIPWVLDAAIRRRFEKRIYIALPEEHARLDMFKLHLGNTKHMLSEQDMKVLAAKTDGYSGADISIVVRDALMQPVRKVQSATHFKKTSGPSPKDPNVIVHDLLTPCSPGDPGAMEMTWMEVPGEKLGEPPVTMSDMLRSLATSKPTVNDDDMVKLKKFMDDFGQEG